From the Colletotrichum lupini chromosome 1, complete sequence genome, the window TATCTTTGCCTTCGAGGACCTTGGCAACACTTCTGGGCCTGGGTGCGGAAGGTCGGTTTGACAAAATCGGACAGTCTCCTCGTCATGTTTTCAAAAGCCCCGCTGGAGAGAACAAAGGCTCTGATGGACTCAAAGTTCAACTCGTTCGCTTgtccctccttctcctcgggAGCATCATCGCCTTCTTCCTGGCCAAGGTCGTCGTCTTCCTGCTCGAGCTGCGCGAATTCATCTCGATGAGGGTCCTCAGAAAGAGTACCTGGAGCATCCTCTGGCGCTTTGGTTCTCGGCTGGTCGAGGGCAATGGGCTCGAGGCTCTTTTCGGCAATTCTCGAGGTGACCCCTGATGCGATTGCCAGCCGGTAGACACGGAAAAATACTGCGGACAGAGCTTCTTCCTTGGTTATCGCTTCTATCGCCAGTTCCAGGCCGAGGGACCGCAGAATCCGGGTCAGATTCCTTCGCAGCCTGTCAGGTCCTACCCGAGGCGTCTGCATGGCCAATCTGAAGAGCGGATACAAGGTATCATTTTCGGATAAGAATGATATCGCGTTGCCCAAGCCCGATGTGACCGGTGTCGAAGTCGAACCTTCAATCAAAGTGGTTGCTGACGATTGGAAGGATGCCACAGAACTAGTTTCCCACGCAGTATCGTCATCATTGCCGAAGTCCCTCTGATTTAGCTTCATGTCGTCGACGGTCACCATAGCGGGAAACATGCTTCCACAGTGACTAAAGGCGCCTGGACTGCTTGCCAAAAAGTCGCGGAGGTGACTTGAGTTGACGAGATCTTTGCACTTATCCCACGTCGTGAACTTCTGGAGCCAATCCTTTCTCCAGGCGAAAAGGGTTGGATCCGAAATGGTCTTCGCAATGTGTTCCTGCAGACGTAAGAATGCACTTACGTTGCCCTCCCCATAGATTGGCATCATATCGACGCCAAATAAACCAGCCAGCGAGTATGCAATGTCCTCAAGTCGATACGCATTGCGACTCGTGGCCCAGAACATCTTCCGGGCCACGGACACCTTTGCGAGATCACCACCTTGGAGAATGAAGGTGTCAACACCAGTAATATCAAATAGGTGATTCCGGAGCTCCGATCGTGTACCGATAAGTTCCCACCCTCGGGAGTAGAATACAAGCTCGGGTGGGGCAATAAGTTCCGGCAGGGCCCAGGACCGCGTAAACCATCTACTGCGTTTGAACGTATGTCGAAACCTGCCCTCTAGATTATCGTCAAGATTCCTGTCGGTCAAAAAAACATGGCCAGCCGGCAAAGGGCGCTCTGATTCAACGTCAGACAGATAGGCGATGCATAACGCCGCTGATTTGAAGATGCGGAAGCTGGACTCGACTGCTTCACTTCGTTCGGATTCGCTTTCGATGTCCACGCAAGAAGTATCAATCCAGATATACCTCAGCATTCGCTCTTGGGCAACAAGACAAGCGGCGTCTATCTTTCGAAGGCCAGCTCTTGGACGTAGCATTTGGCCGTCCCTCAAGTCTTGGAATAAAACCTCGTCGTGCTCCCAAAGGTGAGATAGCACCGCGTAAGGTGGAGCATTTTCAAGATCGAAGACTTCGAACTTTTTCGTCTCAGTGGATAGAAGTCTCATAACTTGTTTGCGGCTACTGGTGTATTTCTCTGCAAAAACTAGTTGATATGTTTCCCGATGATAAAGGTCTTCGTCTTGCGCGCGGAGTGAGGCTTTGCGGTCGCAAAGAAGGCTGATAGGCAGCCACATCCAATGGGAAGTATGGGGTTCATGCAGCTGCTAGGGGTGAATGATTGGCTCGGTCACAATGCGCATATTCGACCGCTTGAGTTTGACAATCGCTGCGCTGGAGATGTATGTTGATGTAATGTTCATGATTAGATTTTTGAGGCCATGTGCCGGCCGTTATGATGTAAGAGCTGAGATGGTATTCGAGCTGCTGTTCGAAAAGAAGTGCAGTCGCCGTTGTCCAGCACTCACATGATGGTATCAGATAGCTTCCGCTGCAGCCTCTCCCCAACATTCTCCTTGGCTTCCTCCTCTTTCCTCCTCTGTATCGCCTCCTTGCGGTTCTGATGGTACGACGGGTCTCGGGTAACGCCCTCGCGTCGCCATTTGCTGGGCGGCTTCAGGCCCAGCTCCGCGTACCGCGACCACACATTAACGCCGCGCCGGAACCACCTCTCCTGCctgtcctcttcttcctcgggCGTCGCCTGCCACTTGCTCCTCAGAATACGGCGGATCGCCTCAGGCGACATTTGAAACTTGTCGGCGAGCGTCTTCAGATCGTACTCCTCGGGGAACTGGGCGTGCAGCGCCTTGATGCCAGCAATTGCATCCGGGGACAAGCGCTTGCGCGGATTCCAGCCGTCGGGGAACTTCTTCTTTAGGGCCTCTTTTTGGAGCTGCCAGTTTTCTCGCTTCGGTTTCGCCGGCTCTTCGTCGGGTTGTTCTTCCAGTGGTCCTCTTGATGTAGCCTGCTTTCCTCCTTTTTCAAATGGTATGAAGTCACGCTTTTTGTTGTGAACGGCCGATGTCGCAAATGTGGAGGCTTGGCTGATCTGTAAGGTACGGTTGTTCTTGACGTATTGGGGGAGTCTCGGTGCGACGACGGGTTCAGAGATGTGCAATTGCGAAATACCCTGGACGAAAAGCCGCAGGGGGCTCAGGCGACAAGAGCAGAGCATCGCGTGATCGTGAGGTTTCTGATTCGGGATGAGATGGGAGGCAGTCGAGCTCTGGTGTAAAGTCGGATACTTAGGTAGGTGGAGGTGAGGTTAGGCAAGGAGGCGTTTGCTGGCCCGGAaggaggaaaaaaaaaaaagtcgagCTCGAGTCTAATTAATCTGGTTCCGCGACTGGACGGGACGGGACGCGCAGACAGGAGAAGGGAACCCGCCGCAGGGGCGTCCGGCGGAAAAGCGCCGCTGCACCGGGTAACTGCAGGAGCTGCTGTGGAAGTGCTTGCAGCGGGGCGGATATGGAAAGTCAGCACTTGAGAGTGGTGCCCCGCCAGCGCCTACCTTATCAGAATAAACATCGACTTCATCCTATTCTATCACCGGAGTGAACATACACAGAATGCCTATATACCCCCCTTCAATCCCATTCCTGTCACCAGAAAGCAGGCGTCCGTCTAGGTCGATGGATCAGGTCAAACTTGCTGGTTGGTGGAGTGGTTTAAGGTCAACAATCAATTTCACACCAACCAGCCTACTTGACGACAGGCTTAGCGAGTACCCGAGTTCGAATCCCAGCATGAGCaccaagagatgtagccTACCGAGGTGAACTCTTTTGTTTTTTTTGTTCTGGCTCCTTCGTTCTTGGGTCATGTCATATATATTTGTTGATCCCAATGGGGAGCTTTTACATCATTTGCACTAACATCAACATGGGTTTGAAGTGATCAAAGAGAAGCGCGTCTTCCACTTACACATCACATCATCAACTACAACCCGCGGCCTTACTTACACAACTCTTTCTAGTCTAATGAAGCAGAGGTACTGAATGAAGGCTGTTCCATCCGACCGAGCTTGCGGTCATTAGCAGTCCAACCCGAATTCCGCCTCTACCTCACAACCGAAGAGAAGGCCCAATCACGTGCAAACATCATGGCACATCCATGTCCTTGGCAGTCTTTGAGGCCGTGGGGCCAACCTTCCCGAAGCACATACCTGCATCTTCGTCCAATCTCAGTAGCAATTGCCGTCCTCTTCCCACCCGGCTTACCGGTCGACCAGTGTGGTCCGGTGATTCGCTCAGTCAGGTGTCAAACCCTCCTCATCCGAAAAGGGCCACCACTTCGGGGTCTCCAACTTCCAAGTGAAAgttgctctctctctctggtCCTACGTTCATTGCCTTGTATTCATTTTCTTGTAGTTATTCATTTCATATGATTCCTGGAGCTTAAATTGGATGAAGACTTTGGGTTGGTCTAACAACATCTAGTTCCCGATGAGACAAGTCTTTTGAGGTCTATGAAGTCATTCCGCCCTTAGCTTGAGCTTTGCCCCCCGATTCGCCAAGGCGAACTGAACACTGAGACTTCCAGGTCTTTTTCAACTTTTCTCTCCTCAACTTTATACTTGGTGATTGGCTACTGTCTCATACATTCATTTCATCTGACTCTCCTTTTGCATCGTTTACTGTCAAGACTTCGAAATCCAGTAACAGCAATGGCAGGTGTCCTTTGGTACCGGGGTGAAGAGTGGCGAGAAGTTTGGGACTACTGGTTCAAGTGGACCGACGAGCACCTCACATCCGACAACCTTCGCCCAATGATATATACTTACGATGAGCTGGGCGCCGAAGCATTGGACCGACTAGATGAAGTATCACCTCCTGTGAAACGCTCGACCACCCATAGTGAGAAGGTAGACACTCCTCAGGACGCGAAGCCACATCGAGACCTGTATGCTCTCTTGAGAGACAATGCAGACGCAGACGAGGTTCTGGGAAAACTATGGACTGAAATCAACACGATCCCGCCATGGGTCGACTGGGCCCAAATTGAACGCGGACAACAAGTCTTTCTCCGATACGCAGCCCCAACCATATTCGCCGTAAGTCCAAACCACACCCATCTCGCGATCCATAACTCCTTATCTCAAACCTCACTAACAACCCAATCCCACAGCTCACATTCCAATCCCTCGTAGGCGGTATGGGCGGCCGCCGCGTCGTAGAAACCCTCTCCAGGACAGGCGGCTTCGGCGTCAACGtcacccgccgccgcctcctcgaGACCTTCCAGCACATCATCCAAGTCACCCGCGACCTCCCCTCCATCCAGCCCGGCGGCCATGGCCACGCCTCCTCCGTCCGAGTCCGCCTCCTCCACGCCGCCGTCCGCCGCcgcatcctcctcctcgccaaGCAGAGACCCTCCTACTACGACGTGGCAGCCTACGGCGTCCCCGTGAACGACCTCGACTCCATCGGCACAATCACGACCTTCTCCTCCACCCTCCTCTGGATCGGCCTGCCCCGCCAAGGCATCTTCCTCAAGGACAGCGAGAAACAGGACTACCTCGCCCTCTGGCGCTACGTGGCCTACATCATGGGCACGCCCAACGACGCTTTTTCGAGCCTAAACAAGGCCAGGGCGATGATGGAGTCCTTGCTTGCCTCCGAGATCCAACCCTCCGACACCTCGCGCGCCCTCGCCAACAACGTCCTCACGGGCCTCGCCGAGCAGCCGCCCTGGCACGTCTCGAGGGAGTTCCTCGCCGCCGAGACGTACTGGCTCAACGGCCCCAAGCTCGCGCGCGCGTTGGCGGTGGAGAAGCCGCCGTTTTATTACTCGCTGCTTATACTCGGCCAGTGTCTCTTCTTCATGTTCATGTGTTACTCCCGCCGTCTGTTTCCCCGTTGGG encodes:
- a CDS encoding mitochondrion organization and biogenesis protein produces the protein MLCSCRLSPLRLFVQGISQLHISEPVVAPRLPQYVKNNRTLQISQASTFATSAVHNKKRDFIPFEKGGKQATSRGPLEEQPDEEPAKPKRENWQLQKEALKKKFPDGWNPRKRLSPDAIAGIKALHAQFPEEYDLKTLADKFQMSPEAIRRILRSKWQATPEEEEDRQERWFRRGVNVWSRYAELGLKPPSKWRREGVTRDPSYHQNRKEAIQRRKEEEAKENVGERLQRKLSDTIIRKQVMRLLSTETKKFEVFDLENAPPYAVLSHLWEHDEVLFQDLRDGQMLRPRAGLRKIDAACLVAQERMLRYIWIDTSCVDIESESERSEAVESSFRIFKSAALCIAYLSDVESERPLPAGHVFLTDRNLDDNLEGRFRHTFKRSRWFTRSWALPELIAPPELVFYSRGWELIGTRSELRNHLFDITGVDTFILQGGDLAKVSVARKMFWATSRNAYRLEDIAYSLAGLFGVDMMPIYGEGNVSAFLRLQEHIAKTISDPTLFAWRKDWLQKFTTWDKCKDLVNSSHLRDFLASSPGAFSHCGSMFPAMVTVDDMKLNQRDFGNDDDTAWETSSVASFQSSATTLIEGSTSTPVTSGLGNAISFLSENDTLYPLFRLAMQTPRVGPDRLRRNLTRILRSLGLELAIEAITKEEALSAVFFRVYRLAIASGVTSRIAEKSLEPIALDQPRTKAPEDAPGTLSEDPHRDEFAQLEQEDDDLGQEEGDDAPEEKEGQANELNFEPRSVAKVLEGKDTLEDQYWIGMKDKMQVVLTELEESSPENLLLDIESTPKRLEVLQTWAETMTKEEWDWWPLPPPKHALSSTEARVGWRCRCGISRWETVPASFAGNIAILLQKYPLESRNHTGSASNPASDPPPTSWKTDETSSLGTRSIKTSSVSESSKLPDPAFSPSQDNQTGQKREYPRPRYIFLLATTGRHRLRQLPSLYLDTADFGQELRKAYRELKGFWRWWFSPYNFSHCEFVRFEKFCHNGFAHRGLEVPNTSQKDYYYNPRPALREPPVSPEEFSHVFHYTAKSEAVIWASLGLPFYDTVEALSDDTVGCIPQRYHYLDERSNRKEDFWECDDAACVGVDGSWVVYGVYD
- a CDS encoding tat pathway signal sequence, coding for MAGVLWYRGEEWREVWDYWFKWTDEHLTSDNLRPMIYTYDELGAEALDRLDEVSPPVKRSTTHSEKVDTPQDAKPHRDLYALLRDNADADEVLGKLWTEINTIPPWVDWAQIERGQQVFLRYAAPTIFAVIRLLHAAVRRRILLLAKQRPSYYDVAAYGVPVNDLDSIGTITTFSSTLLWIGLPRQGIFLKDSEKQDYLALWRYVAYIMGTPNDAFSSLNKARAMMESLLASEIQPSDTSRALANNVLTGLAEQPPWHVSREFLAAETYWLNGPKLARALAVEKPPFYYSLLILGQCLFFMFMCYSRRLFPRWDESRNENLKKALFNITINKPELGALGKETNFEFKYIPTLDVPSTEAAARTQQHPDPSTHEPGSTPADAKTGARAGASTRRVRSNERRSLITLGVVATVGGLLAWLGIRGASALFGRVL